A region from the Mycolicibacterium litorale genome encodes:
- a CDS encoding Ig-like domain-containing protein, producing the protein MAVRRRARRAEGFAVRRWLQLGAASAGVGAGLIGFSLLGPQVGSAAADTAGESATTSSAPASDSADSSESTDAAGADDDTGQDADADADADEDADAEADEAADEDADEAAAELDAEADVEAQAVSDVGGDGEEDAEADLDEPERESEPEIEDAGLSEGPVAEEDPVEPPVQAAVARATTPRNPAGNWSEFAGRSIDNWTTSSQGWIKSLPVDDQAKYHLAGALWTTRRTLFNQAPDVAPVQISGKLDGPVTGTVGAVDPDGDRIVYVITRGPSSGSVELNADGTYTYTPGAGFDGVDTFRVVAIDVGPHVNLLDPFRGVGTHAANLVNQRAIRFEFTYLEGSEHWTPERRQALQDAADDLVLYFLVTQPVVLTYDVTAENDAASHTLAAAGSGLISEDPGFWPTVVQHKLITGIDANGEDADGEIEWNFGKPWALGDTVPDDEFDFNSTAVHELLHSFGFLSITDAPGTNQETTTWTIYDKFMVTRDGSHPINRNYQWDTDFDPNLTGGDGGLYFGGAEAVRAYGDLVPLYTPNPFSEGSSTSHLDDFTFTGDDQKVMNAKTDTGFIVRALSPVEIGILRDLGFRVDAPPPAVAAMALIGFLFVGRRWRKQALAQR; encoded by the coding sequence ATGGCGGTTCGTCGTCGCGCACGTCGTGCGGAGGGGTTCGCGGTCCGGCGCTGGCTGCAGTTGGGGGCGGCGTCGGCGGGTGTGGGCGCCGGCCTGATCGGCTTCTCGCTGCTGGGCCCCCAGGTGGGCTCGGCCGCCGCCGACACGGCGGGGGAGAGCGCGACGACGTCGAGCGCGCCGGCATCGGACAGTGCGGACTCCTCGGAGTCGACTGATGCGGCCGGTGCGGACGACGACACCGGGCAGGACGCTGACGCCGACGCCGACGCTGACGAGGACGCCGACGCCGAAGCTGACGAGGCCGCTGACGAGGACGCTGACGAGGCCGCGGCCGAGTTGGATGCCGAGGCGGACGTCGAAGCGCAGGCCGTGTCGGATGTCGGAGGCGACGGAGAAGAGGACGCCGAAGCGGACCTCGACGAACCCGAACGTGAATCCGAACCGGAGATCGAGGACGCCGGTCTGTCGGAAGGCCCTGTCGCCGAGGAAGATCCCGTCGAGCCGCCCGTGCAGGCCGCGGTGGCGCGCGCGACAACACCGAGGAACCCGGCGGGCAATTGGAGTGAGTTCGCCGGCCGGTCGATCGACAACTGGACCACGTCATCGCAGGGCTGGATCAAGTCGTTGCCCGTCGACGACCAGGCCAAGTACCACCTCGCCGGCGCCCTGTGGACCACCCGCCGCACCCTGTTCAACCAGGCGCCCGACGTCGCGCCGGTGCAGATCAGCGGCAAGCTGGACGGTCCGGTGACGGGCACGGTGGGCGCGGTGGATCCCGACGGCGACCGGATCGTCTACGTGATCACCCGCGGGCCGTCGTCTGGTTCGGTGGAGCTCAACGCCGACGGCACCTACACCTACACGCCCGGTGCGGGTTTCGACGGTGTGGACACCTTCCGCGTGGTGGCCATCGACGTCGGACCGCACGTCAACCTGCTCGACCCGTTCCGCGGAGTCGGCACCCACGCCGCGAACCTCGTCAACCAGCGCGCCATCCGATTCGAGTTCACCTACCTCGAGGGCAGTGAGCACTGGACGCCCGAACGACGTCAGGCGCTCCAGGACGCAGCCGACGACCTGGTGCTGTACTTCCTGGTGACCCAGCCGGTCGTGCTCACCTACGACGTCACGGCGGAGAACGATGCTGCCTCGCACACTCTCGCCGCGGCGGGCAGCGGACTGATCAGCGAGGACCCGGGCTTCTGGCCAACGGTGGTGCAGCACAAGCTGATCACCGGAATCGACGCCAACGGGGAGGACGCGGACGGCGAGATCGAATGGAACTTCGGCAAGCCATGGGCGCTCGGTGACACGGTTCCGGACGACGAGTTCGACTTCAACTCGACCGCGGTCCACGAACTGCTGCACTCGTTCGGGTTCCTGTCGATCACGGACGCACCGGGCACCAACCAGGAGACCACCACGTGGACGATCTACGACAAGTTCATGGTCACCCGGGACGGTAGCCATCCGATCAACCGGAACTACCAGTGGGACACCGACTTCGACCCCAATCTGACCGGTGGGGACGGCGGTTTGTACTTCGGCGGCGCGGAAGCGGTCAGGGCCTACGGCGATCTGGTTCCCCTCTACACCCCGAACCCCTTCTCGGAAGGCAGTTCCACCAGTCACCTCGACGACTTCACGTTCACGGGCGACGACCAGAAGGTCATGAACGCCAAGACGGATACCGGCTTCATCGTGCGGGCGTTGAGCCCTGTCGAGATCGGCATCCTGCGGGACCTCGGCTTCCGCGTGGATGCGCCGCCGCCTGCTGTCGCGGCGATGGCGTTGATCGGCTTCCTGTTCGTCGGCCGACGGTGGCGTAAGCAGGCCCTGGCTCAGCGCTGA
- a CDS encoding PhoX family protein, translating to MALMPLNLFVSHDGKSKRQHITCRYRCGDACSKPAPNTSDNEYFGDIVKQLSRRSVLHATGVTVLAVGAGSVLAACGGNDTPPAASPSETAPLEPRPGMKFAAVAPNSEDAVVIPDGYQQAVVISWGDPVLPGAPAFDVTRQSGAAQRGQFGFNNDFAALLPIEGQPDHFLLVTNFEYVTPQFMFTGYDADAPTREQFDIEIAAVGMGVVEVERTPQGLKPVMGRYNRRITADTPFTLTGPAAGTEFVTTAADPAGRTVAGTFANCAGGVTPWGTVLSGEENFHGYFGAAEGSPPPPPVVADRQDRYGVALEPSELRWETFDPRFDLVATPNEVNRFGYVVELDPWDPNSTPVKHSALGRLKHEGANIHVTGDGTVVAYTGDDERFDYLYKFVSSKKIRPGRDAAAMAHNMTILDEGTLYVAKLSSDIPAAEIDGSGKLPAKGSFSGTGTWLPLLRSGPNGQAESLVAGVTAQEAAVFTRMAADKAGATKMDRPEDVEAHPKTGKVYVALTNNDERGAPGEPAVDAANPRNDNKSGQILEITDNHAGTDFTWDLLLVCGDPAAADTYYAGFDKTKVSPISCPDNLAFDSHGNLWISTDGNALDSNDGLFAVALDGENRGETKQFLTVPVGAETCGPVVTDEFVTVCVQHPGEHDDNSIDNPLSHWPEGGNGTARPSVVAVWRNDGQIGV from the coding sequence ATGGCGCTCATGCCGTTGAATCTCTTTGTCTCCCACGACGGAAAGTCGAAGCGTCAGCACATCACCTGTCGCTACAGGTGCGGTGACGCCTGTTCGAAACCCGCACCGAACACCAGCGACAACGAGTACTTCGGCGACATCGTCAAACAGCTGTCCCGCCGGTCGGTGCTGCACGCCACCGGCGTGACGGTGCTGGCTGTCGGGGCCGGTTCGGTGCTCGCCGCCTGCGGGGGCAACGACACTCCCCCGGCCGCGAGCCCCTCCGAGACCGCACCGCTCGAGCCGCGTCCGGGCATGAAGTTCGCCGCGGTGGCGCCCAACAGTGAGGACGCCGTCGTGATCCCCGACGGCTACCAACAGGCGGTCGTGATCAGCTGGGGCGACCCCGTCCTGCCAGGTGCGCCGGCGTTCGACGTCACCCGGCAGAGCGGCGCGGCGCAGCGCGGCCAGTTCGGCTTCAACAACGACTTCGCCGCGCTCCTGCCGATCGAGGGTCAACCCGACCACTTCCTGCTCGTCACCAACTTCGAGTACGTCACGCCGCAATTCATGTTCACGGGATACGACGCCGACGCCCCGACCCGGGAGCAGTTCGACATCGAGATCGCCGCGGTCGGCATGGGTGTCGTCGAGGTCGAGCGCACTCCGCAGGGCCTCAAACCCGTGATGGGCCGCTACAACCGCCGCATCACCGCCGACACCCCGTTCACACTGACCGGACCCGCGGCGGGTACGGAGTTCGTCACCACCGCCGCCGATCCGGCGGGCCGCACGGTCGCCGGCACCTTCGCCAACTGCGCCGGCGGCGTCACTCCCTGGGGCACAGTGCTTTCCGGTGAGGAGAACTTCCACGGCTACTTCGGCGCCGCCGAGGGGTCACCGCCACCGCCACCCGTCGTCGCCGACCGGCAGGACCGCTACGGCGTCGCCCTGGAACCGTCCGAACTCAGATGGGAAACCTTCGACCCGCGGTTCGATCTCGTCGCGACGCCCAACGAGGTGAACCGGTTCGGCTACGTCGTCGAACTCGATCCATGGGACCCGAACTCCACCCCGGTCAAGCACAGCGCGCTCGGACGGCTCAAGCACGAAGGCGCCAACATCCACGTCACCGGCGACGGCACCGTCGTCGCCTACACCGGTGACGACGAGCGCTTCGATTACCTCTACAAATTCGTGTCCAGCAAGAAGATCCGGCCCGGACGCGACGCCGCGGCCATGGCGCACAACATGACGATCCTCGACGAGGGCACGCTGTACGTCGCCAAGCTCTCCAGCGACATCCCCGCCGCTGAGATCGACGGGTCCGGCAAGCTTCCGGCGAAGGGTTCGTTCAGCGGCACCGGCACCTGGCTTCCGCTGCTGCGGTCGGGTCCGAACGGGCAGGCCGAATCGCTGGTCGCCGGCGTCACCGCCCAGGAGGCCGCCGTGTTCACCCGCATGGCCGCCGACAAGGCCGGCGCCACGAAGATGGACCGCCCGGAGGATGTCGAGGCCCACCCGAAGACCGGCAAGGTCTACGTCGCGCTGACCAACAACGACGAACGCGGTGCGCCGGGCGAACCGGCCGTCGACGCGGCCAACCCCCGCAACGACAACAAGAGCGGGCAGATCCTCGAGATCACCGACAACCATGCCGGTACCGACTTCACGTGGGATCTGCTGCTGGTGTGCGGCGACCCGGCCGCGGCCGACACCTACTACGCCGGGTTCGACAAGACCAAGGTCAGCCCGATCTCGTGCCCGGACAACCTCGCCTTCGACAGCCACGGCAACCTGTGGATCTCAACCGACGGCAATGCGCTGGACTCCAACGACGGCCTGTTCGCGGTCGCGCTCGACGGGGAGAACCGCGGCGAGACCAAGCAGTTCCTCACCGTGCCGGTCGGCGCCGAGACGTGCGGCCCGGTGGTGACCGACG